The Mugil cephalus isolate CIBA_MC_2020 chromosome 21, CIBA_Mcephalus_1.1, whole genome shotgun sequence genome includes the window AAGTCATGACAGCCCTGTGGAATAAGGCAGTTACATAACACTTGATGACACATGATAGGAGGGGTCCAGGAATAGACCCCCATTAAAGCTGAAACCGTATGTATGCTATACAggacatatatatacatatatatatatatatatatatatatatatatatatatatacatggacTTCATCTCACCTGTCGTGCCACCTCCTGGCGTGGAATCAGCAGAGATGATTCCTGGGTAGCGGAGACAGCGGAAGTCCAGGCCGTAGCGGTGGTGGTAGTACTGTTGAAGAACATAAATGTATGAAATGCTGATCACATGAAATGCTCCGCTCTGCGATGGACTGGCCACAATCACGCATGATGCCATTGAGTGCAGTCAACTTTTAGCCGTTCTTCCCTGGCAGTGTCGCAGTAAACTCACCTCTCCCATCAGCTCAGCGTGGACTTTGGAAACTCCATAAATGGTGCGAGGTCTCTGAACGCACAGATCTGGTGTTGGGTTGCGGGGGGAAGTGGGGCCAAAGGCACCAATGGTGCTGGGGACAAACAGGCGCAGGCCGTGCTCTGCCGCGATGTCCAGGATGTTGTGGAGTCCTGAGAGACACACGGATTGAACCATTCCTTGAGTGCACTGCAAGGGCATTTTAACGGATGTTGTTTTTTGCCTTTGCGTCCGTTCGGGTTTACTCACCGGTGATGTTAACAGAGCGCGCCAAGGCCACGTTAGCCTCCCCAACAGCGCTGAGGAGGGCGCTGTAGTGCACCAGCCAGGTGATGCGGTTGTTCACCACAATTTCCCGCAGGTTCTTGTAGTCCAGGATGTCCGAGTAGATGAAGGGACCTGATGGTGACAGAGAGATTTGAATTCACCTCGAGTAAAACGATaacatttataattaaaatgCCAATGTTCTAAATGGATGCTTTAACTGACTGCTAACGTGTCCTTCCCTGTTGTGTTACTAGAAATCATGTGCATTTCCTGTTGCATATTTCACTGGCATGTCCTCAGAGCTGCAGGCTATTATGTTCCTGTTACGGTCATAAACGTATTTACTGAACACCAGCAGCGTCACTGAGTGTCACATATTGATTTGGACAGACTGACCAACATCATTTTTCAGGAAACATTGATGTCCTGAgctacacaaacaaagacaaaaatggatGTGAAAGGAGGAGGCATCATTTGCCAACGCTGGTTCTTTTACTTTAATCTTAGGCAATCAGGTGGCAGACTTTATTGCAGAACACCTGAGTAATTAGTCATAGACATCGATGTGTTTTCCCATGTGGTGAAacaaaaactgtgtgaacacaaagCACACACTACACTGCGAGAACATCTAATCCTTTAGATAAAATCAAGGCCTTTGCCTGATTACCCGGCCTTTGAAAGTAAAAATTTACATTGTCTTGTGTGTGTCCGAATTGAATGAATACAATGTCACTCACCACTGTGGAAAACGTTGCTTGGAGGTTTCCTGATGTCAGATAAAATGACGTTGTTCTTTCCAAACCTCTTCCTGTGAAGGACAATGTTTTGAAACGTTAGGTCCGCAGCACTGATCTGCTGAGTCATGTCTCATTTGCATTCAGACAAGTTCCAGTTCTCACCTGAGCAATTTGGCCAGTCCCACCCCGAGCTGTCCCAGGCCACCTGAAGTTAAAGGAGGGAAACAGAAATGCTGAGTGTGGACAGAGCTAATAATCATCATTGTTGGTTTtgcatggagactttttttttttttttacttgtcaaCAAAACGTCGATAATTACCTGTGATGAGCACCTTGGGGTGGTCTGTTTCAGAGAAGGACACAGAATGGAAGCTGGCATCGGAAGTCACCTGTCGAGGGGAGAAGCTGATGTTGCGCACAGCCACCGTTAGGGGCTGGCAGCCACACCCGGGGGTGCTGAGCAGGGCCTGCTTGGCCACCTTGCTGAGGGTTCTGATGACAGGCATGGTTTGTCTGtaggattgaaaaaaaaaatacctttcaTTTCTGGGTGACAGCCGGGCGAACAAATTCCACAGCCATTAGTAAATTCAGCGCGTCAAGTTCCTTTAAGAGGGAGAGTCTGATCATTCTCACGAAAGCTAATGTGAATCTAGACTTCTATAAATCCGGCTCCTATACACTCAGTGTACATTGGCCGCCATCATCTGGAAGCCTCTttgagtgcatttttttttcttctgatcgAAGCTTAAAGTTCTGTCTCCAGAGACTTGGGCTCCGCTCCAGACCTCAGGCGCCTGGAGACAAACACAGGACCCGACGTTGAATCTGATACCGAAAGT containing:
- the tdh gene encoding L-threonine dehydrogenase, with translation MPVIRTLSKVAKQALLSTPGCGCQPLTVAVRNISFSPRQVTSDASFHSVSFSETDHPKVLITGGLGQLGVGLAKLLRKRFGKNNVILSDIRKPPSNVFHSGPFIYSDILDYKNLREIVVNNRITWLVHYSALLSAVGEANVALARSVNITGLHNILDIAAEHGLRLFVPSTIGAFGPTSPRNPTPDLCVQRPRTIYGVSKVHAELMGEYYHHRYGLDFRCLRYPGIISADSTPGGGTTDYAVQIFHDAIKTGKFECNLRPDTRLPMMYIDDCLRATLEVMEAPVDTLSMRTYNINAMSFTPEELTQELQKQMPELEVTYDVDPVRQAIADSWPMNFDDSNARSDWGWKHDYDLPELVQTMLNFFGAETRMARAN